The following coding sequences are from one Panicum hallii strain FIL2 chromosome 5, PHallii_v3.1, whole genome shotgun sequence window:
- the LOC112894908 gene encoding transcription initiation factor TFIID subunit 6, whose product MSIVPKETIEVIAQSVGIPSLGADVAAALAPDVEYRLREIMQESIKCMRHAKRTVLTADDVDSALSLRNVEPVYGFASGDPLRFKRAVGHKDLFYLDDREVDFKEIIEARLPKAPLDTAVVAHWLAIEGVQPAIPENPPIDAIVPPAENKRSEHGKDDGFPVDVKLPVKHVLSRELQMYFDKIAELTMSRSDTPLFKEALVSLAKDSGLHPLVPYFSYFIADEVTRSLGDLPVLFALMRVVRSLLHNPHIHIEPYLHQLMPSMITCIVAKRLGHRLSDNHWELRDFSANLVALVCRRFGHVYHNLQNRLTKTLVHAFLDPAKSLTQHYGAVQGISALGPSAIRLLLLPNLVTYMQLLEPELHLEKQKNEMKRKEAWRVYGALLCAAGKCLYDRLKLFPVLLSPSTRPLLRSDKRVLTNNPNKRKSSIDLSASQPPLKKMAPDTSINSMAGNMQGAMDGFSTQLGNPSMMQASSSGQMVESIPLAAIRRDQGSDLAQRVSTVLRQAWKEDQDAGHLLGSLYEVFGEAIFSFVQPPEISLFV is encoded by the exons ATGAGCATCGTGCCGAAGGAGACGATCGAGGTCATTGCCCAGAGTGTCGGCATCCCCAGCCTCGGCGCCGATgtggccgccgccctcgcccccGACGTCGAGTACCGCCTCCGCGAGATCATGCAG GAGTCCATTAAATGTATGCGGCATGCAAAACGGACAGTtctgactgcagatgatgttgaCAGTGCTCTCAGCCTAAGGAATGTTGAG CCTGTATATGGATTCGCTTCTGGTGATCCATTGCGGTTTAAGAGAGCTGTTGGACATAAGGATCTCTTTTATCTTGATGACCGGGAGGTAGACTTCAAAGAG ATTATTGAAGCTCGTCTGCCTAAGGCCCCTCTTGACACAGCAGTTGTAGCCCATTGGCTAGCGATTGAGGGGGTGCAGCCTGCAATTCCGGAGAATCCTCCTATTGATG CAATTGTACCACCAGCTGAAAATAAAAGGTCTGAACATGGGAAGGATGACGGGTTTCCGGTTGATGTTAAGCTTCCTGTTAAGCATGTATTATCTAGAGAACTACAG ATGTACTTTGATAAAATAGCTGAGCTTACTATGAGTAGATCTGATACGCCCCTTTTTAAAGAAGCTTTAGTGAGCTTGGCAAAAGATTCAGGCCTTCATCCGTTGGTTCCTTATTTTTCCTACTTCATCGCAGATGAG GTTACCCGGAGTTTGGGTGATCTTCCTGTTTTATTTGCTCTAATGCGAGTAGTCCGGAGTCTTCTCCATAATCCACACATTCATATTGAACCTTAT TTGCACCAGTTGATGCCATCAATGATCACTTGCATTGTCGCAAAAAGGCTAGGGCATAGGCTCTCTGATAACCACTGGGAACTTAGAGACTTCTCTGCCAATTTGGTTGCTTTGGTATGCCGGAG GTTTGGTCATGTCTATCACAACCTTCAAAACCGGTTAACAAAAACATTGGtccatgcatttcttgatcctGCGAAATCATTGACCCAACATTATGGTGCTGTTCAAGGGATATCTGCATTGGGGCCCAGTGCG ATTAGGCTGCTGCTTTTGCCCAACCTCGTGACCTATATGCAACTTCTGGAGCCAGAACTGCACCTtgagaagcagaaaaatgagaTGAAAAGGAAGGAAGCCTGGCGTGTTTATGGCGCCTTGCTG TGTGCTGCAGGCAAATGCTTGTACGATCGGCTCAAATTATTTCCTGTTTTGCTTTCTCCATCGACACGTCCTCTTCTGAGGAGTGATAAAAGGGTTTTAACCAATAACCCAA ATAAGCGGAAATCCAGCATAGATCTCTCTGCATCCCAGCCTCCTTTGAAGAAGATGGCACCGGACACATCAATCAACTCCATGGCAGGAAACATGCAAGGAGCCATGGATGGCTTTTCCACTCAGTTGGGCAACCCCAGCATGATGCAAGCTTCATCCTCTGGACAGATGGTTGAGAGCATCCCCTTAGCTGCGATCCGGAGAGATCAGGGCAGTGATCTTGCGCAGAGAGTGTCCACGGTGCTGAGGCAAGCTTGGAAGGAGGATCAGGATGCTGGTCATCTCCTGGGTTCTCTGTATGAGGTCTTCGGTGAAGCCATCTTCTCCTTTGTCCAACCACCGGAGATATCCTTGTTTGTGTAG
- the LOC112893724 gene encoding protein FLUORESCENT IN BLUE LIGHT, chloroplastic-like isoform X2, which translates to MALPLRPAAPAPPPWRCSGVSSSPRTSLLDTASKQAFPFPLPVDRVARFSLSAKRSASRLVQSTDRTGFRSDDIHAANEHAHDLMRSTSDLQEVVFSSFGKACLFSSCIIYVLPPACLAEPCEQEYSLPNMPLLFAIAMVGATVGGLLARQRRGELARLNDQLRQINAALRRQAKIESYAPALSYAPVGSKIPESEVIVDPQKERLIAYLRTGKNYLRNQTPDKAFPEFKAALDLAQALGDHVEEKKAARGLGASLQRQGKYKEAIKYHSMVLNISKMTGEDAGVTEAYGAIADCYTELGELEKAGEFYDKYIARLESD; encoded by the exons ATGGCGCTTCCTCTGCGCCCCGCCGCTCCGGCGCCACCGCCTTGGCGATGCTCCGGCGTGAGCTCCTCGCCGCGCACATCCCTCCTGGACACGGCCTCCA AGCAAGCATTTCCTTTTCCATTACCAGTTGACCGAGTTGCAAGATTTTCCTTATCTGCAAAGCGTTCGGCATCTCGGCTTGTCCAGTCGACTGATCGCACCGGTTTTAGAAGTGATGACATCCATGCAGCCAATGAACATGCACATGATCTCATGAGGTCCACATCTGATCTTCAG GAAGTTGTGTTTTCCTCTTTTGGGAAAGCATGTCTTTTCAGTAGTTGCATCATATAtgttctgcctcctgcttgttTAGCAGAACCATGTGAGCAAGAGTACTCTCTCCCTAACATGCCTTTGCTGTTTGCAATAGCCATGGTTGGTGCTACTGTTGGAG GGCTCCTTGCAagacagaggagaggggagctTGCACGGCTGAATGATCAGTTACGTCAGATAAATGCTGCACTGAGAAGACAAGCCAAGATTGAATCTTACGCTCCTGCTTTGAGCTATGCCCCGGTTGGTAGTAAGATACCAGAATCAGAAGTTATTGTTGATCCTCAGAAAGAGCGCCTGATTGCATATCTCAGGACTGGGAAGAACTACCTGAGAAACCAAACTCCTGACAAGGCATTTCCTGAGTTTAAGGCAGCTCTTGATCTTGCACAAGCTTTAGGTGATCATGTTGAAGAGAAGAAAGCAGCTCGAGGATTAG GAGCATCATTGCAGAGACAAGGCAAGTACAAGGAAGCCATAAAGTATCACTCCATGGTCCTTAACATCTCTAAGATGACCGGAGAGGATGCGGGTGTCACTGAAGCATATGGAGCAATAGCAGACTGCTACACCGAGCTTGGTGAGCTTGAGAAGGCTGGCGAGTTCTATGACAAATACATTGCAAGGTTGGAGAGTGACTGA
- the LOC112893724 gene encoding protein FLUORESCENT IN BLUE LIGHT, chloroplastic-like isoform X3 codes for MPGYSCAAEQAFPFPLPVDRVARFSLSAKRSASRLVQSTDRTGFRSDDIHAANEHAHDLMRSTSDLQEVVFSSFGKACLFSSCIIYVLPPACLAEPCEQEYSLPNMPLLFAIAMVGATVGGLLARQRRGELARLNDQLRQINAALRRQAKIESYAPALSYAPVGSKIPESEVIVDPQKERLIAYLRTGKNYLRNQTPDKAFPEFKAALDLAQALGDHVEEKKAARGLGASLQRQGKYKEAIKYHSMVLNISKMTGEDAGVTEAYGAIADCYTELGELEKAGEFYDKYIARLESD; via the exons ATGCCTGGTTACTCTTGCGCCGCTG AGCAAGCATTTCCTTTTCCATTACCAGTTGACCGAGTTGCAAGATTTTCCTTATCTGCAAAGCGTTCGGCATCTCGGCTTGTCCAGTCGACTGATCGCACCGGTTTTAGAAGTGATGACATCCATGCAGCCAATGAACATGCACATGATCTCATGAGGTCCACATCTGATCTTCAG GAAGTTGTGTTTTCCTCTTTTGGGAAAGCATGTCTTTTCAGTAGTTGCATCATATAtgttctgcctcctgcttgttTAGCAGAACCATGTGAGCAAGAGTACTCTCTCCCTAACATGCCTTTGCTGTTTGCAATAGCCATGGTTGGTGCTACTGTTGGAG GGCTCCTTGCAagacagaggagaggggagctTGCACGGCTGAATGATCAGTTACGTCAGATAAATGCTGCACTGAGAAGACAAGCCAAGATTGAATCTTACGCTCCTGCTTTGAGCTATGCCCCGGTTGGTAGTAAGATACCAGAATCAGAAGTTATTGTTGATCCTCAGAAAGAGCGCCTGATTGCATATCTCAGGACTGGGAAGAACTACCTGAGAAACCAAACTCCTGACAAGGCATTTCCTGAGTTTAAGGCAGCTCTTGATCTTGCACAAGCTTTAGGTGATCATGTTGAAGAGAAGAAAGCAGCTCGAGGATTAG GAGCATCATTGCAGAGACAAGGCAAGTACAAGGAAGCCATAAAGTATCACTCCATGGTCCTTAACATCTCTAAGATGACCGGAGAGGATGCGGGTGTCACTGAAGCATATGGAGCAATAGCAGACTGCTACACCGAGCTTGGTGAGCTTGAGAAGGCTGGCGAGTTCTATGACAAATACATTGCAAGGTTGGAGAGTGACTGA
- the LOC112893724 gene encoding protein FLUORESCENT IN BLUE LIGHT, chloroplastic-like isoform X1 yields MHKLHANLFSQYLMPLCIESFKINHFNNSSFIIVRQRNENFALGNFIMKISIILLLICGGTCHAEQAFPFPLPVDRVARFSLSAKRSASRLVQSTDRTGFRSDDIHAANEHAHDLMRSTSDLQEVVFSSFGKACLFSSCIIYVLPPACLAEPCEQEYSLPNMPLLFAIAMVGATVGGLLARQRRGELARLNDQLRQINAALRRQAKIESYAPALSYAPVGSKIPESEVIVDPQKERLIAYLRTGKNYLRNQTPDKAFPEFKAALDLAQALGDHVEEKKAARGLGASLQRQGKYKEAIKYHSMVLNISKMTGEDAGVTEAYGAIADCYTELGELEKAGEFYDKYIARLESD; encoded by the exons ATGCATAAATTACATGCTAACTTGTTTTCCCAGTACCTGATGCCATTATGCATAGAAAGTTTCAAGATCAACCACTTCAATAATTCATCTTTTATCATAGTTAGGCAAAGGAATGAAAATTTTGCTTTAG GGAACTTCATTATGAAAATTTCTATCATATTATTGCTGATTTGTGGTGGCACTTGTCATGCAGAGCAAGCATTTCCTTTTCCATTACCAGTTGACCGAGTTGCAAGATTTTCCTTATCTGCAAAGCGTTCGGCATCTCGGCTTGTCCAGTCGACTGATCGCACCGGTTTTAGAAGTGATGACATCCATGCAGCCAATGAACATGCACATGATCTCATGAGGTCCACATCTGATCTTCAG GAAGTTGTGTTTTCCTCTTTTGGGAAAGCATGTCTTTTCAGTAGTTGCATCATATAtgttctgcctcctgcttgttTAGCAGAACCATGTGAGCAAGAGTACTCTCTCCCTAACATGCCTTTGCTGTTTGCAATAGCCATGGTTGGTGCTACTGTTGGAG GGCTCCTTGCAagacagaggagaggggagctTGCACGGCTGAATGATCAGTTACGTCAGATAAATGCTGCACTGAGAAGACAAGCCAAGATTGAATCTTACGCTCCTGCTTTGAGCTATGCCCCGGTTGGTAGTAAGATACCAGAATCAGAAGTTATTGTTGATCCTCAGAAAGAGCGCCTGATTGCATATCTCAGGACTGGGAAGAACTACCTGAGAAACCAAACTCCTGACAAGGCATTTCCTGAGTTTAAGGCAGCTCTTGATCTTGCACAAGCTTTAGGTGATCATGTTGAAGAGAAGAAAGCAGCTCGAGGATTAG GAGCATCATTGCAGAGACAAGGCAAGTACAAGGAAGCCATAAAGTATCACTCCATGGTCCTTAACATCTCTAAGATGACCGGAGAGGATGCGGGTGTCACTGAAGCATATGGAGCAATAGCAGACTGCTACACCGAGCTTGGTGAGCTTGAGAAGGCTGGCGAGTTCTATGACAAATACATTGCAAGGTTGGAGAGTGACTGA
- the LOC112893724 gene encoding protein FLUORESCENT IN BLUE LIGHT, chloroplastic-like isoform X4: MMEVVFSSFGKACLFSSCIIYVLPPACLAEPCEQEYSLPNMPLLFAIAMVGATVGGLLARQRRGELARLNDQLRQINAALRRQAKIESYAPALSYAPVGSKIPESEVIVDPQKERLIAYLRTGKNYLRNQTPDKAFPEFKAALDLAQALGDHVEEKKAARGLGASLQRQGKYKEAIKYHSMVLNISKMTGEDAGVTEAYGAIADCYTELGELEKAGEFYDKYIARLESD; encoded by the exons ATGATG GAAGTTGTGTTTTCCTCTTTTGGGAAAGCATGTCTTTTCAGTAGTTGCATCATATAtgttctgcctcctgcttgttTAGCAGAACCATGTGAGCAAGAGTACTCTCTCCCTAACATGCCTTTGCTGTTTGCAATAGCCATGGTTGGTGCTACTGTTGGAG GGCTCCTTGCAagacagaggagaggggagctTGCACGGCTGAATGATCAGTTACGTCAGATAAATGCTGCACTGAGAAGACAAGCCAAGATTGAATCTTACGCTCCTGCTTTGAGCTATGCCCCGGTTGGTAGTAAGATACCAGAATCAGAAGTTATTGTTGATCCTCAGAAAGAGCGCCTGATTGCATATCTCAGGACTGGGAAGAACTACCTGAGAAACCAAACTCCTGACAAGGCATTTCCTGAGTTTAAGGCAGCTCTTGATCTTGCACAAGCTTTAGGTGATCATGTTGAAGAGAAGAAAGCAGCTCGAGGATTAG GAGCATCATTGCAGAGACAAGGCAAGTACAAGGAAGCCATAAAGTATCACTCCATGGTCCTTAACATCTCTAAGATGACCGGAGAGGATGCGGGTGTCACTGAAGCATATGGAGCAATAGCAGACTGCTACACCGAGCTTGGTGAGCTTGAGAAGGCTGGCGAGTTCTATGACAAATACATTGCAAGGTTGGAGAGTGACTGA